A genomic segment from Pseudomonas sp. S09G 359 encodes:
- a CDS encoding CynX/NimT family MFS transporter, which yields MTLNKSLAGWGLLVVLGLNLRPILSSISPLLGEIRMATGLSFQSSALLTSLPVVCMGLVALVGVRVEARLGERRGIALGLMLILLACLARWLMGQASALLVTALLGGAGVALIQALVPAMIKREFHHRVPVAMGVYSASLMAGGGLAALLSPVVATHFQQWQAGLGVWLLPALGALLLWAWLPLGAAKNPQVTPAFQGLRNRRAWLLALYFGLVNCGYMSMVAWLPAYYQQLGWGVLPSGSLLAFMTIFQVIAALLMPVLAQRGIDRRPLLGISLLAQTVGYLGLILAPQALPHVWVALCGFGLGACFALSLLLTLDHHRDPRQAGQLAAFVQGVGFLINAISPWMTGWLRELTGSFVSAWVVLTVTVVAMLVVTRVFSPATYRTVPAL from the coding sequence ATGACCCTGAATAAATCCCTCGCCGGCTGGGGCCTGTTGGTTGTGCTCGGGCTCAACCTGCGGCCGATCCTCAGTTCCATCAGCCCATTGCTCGGCGAGATCCGCATGGCCACCGGCCTGAGTTTCCAGAGCAGCGCCCTGCTCACCAGTTTGCCGGTGGTGTGCATGGGCCTGGTGGCGCTGGTGGGCGTGCGCGTGGAGGCGCGCCTGGGTGAGCGGCGCGGCATTGCGTTGGGCCTGATGCTGATCCTGCTGGCGTGCCTGGCGCGTTGGCTGATGGGCCAGGCGTCGGCGCTGCTGGTCACGGCGTTGCTTGGCGGCGCGGGGGTGGCGCTGATCCAGGCGCTGGTGCCGGCGATGATCAAGCGCGAGTTTCATCACCGCGTGCCGGTGGCGATGGGCGTGTACTCAGCCTCGCTGATGGCCGGTGGCGGGCTGGCGGCGCTGCTCAGCCCGGTGGTGGCCACGCATTTCCAGCAATGGCAGGCCGGGCTCGGCGTGTGGTTGCTGCCGGCGCTGGGGGCCTTGCTGCTGTGGGCCTGGCTGCCGTTGGGCGCGGCGAAGAATCCACAGGTGACGCCCGCGTTCCAGGGCCTGCGCAACCGCCGGGCGTGGCTGCTGGCGCTGTATTTTGGCCTGGTGAACTGCGGCTATATGAGCATGGTGGCGTGGCTGCCGGCCTACTATCAGCAACTGGGTTGGGGCGTGCTGCCCAGCGGTTCGTTGCTGGCGTTCATGACTATCTTCCAGGTGATCGCCGCACTGTTGATGCCGGTGCTGGCGCAACGCGGGATCGACCGCCGCCCCCTACTGGGCATCAGCCTGCTGGCGCAGACCGTGGGTTACCTGGGCCTGATCCTCGCCCCGCAGGCATTGCCCCACGTATGGGTGGCCTTGTGCGGCTTCGGCCTGGGCGCGTGTTTTGCCCTGAGCCTGCTGCTGACCCTCGACCACCATCGCGACCCTCGCCAAGCCGGACAACTGGCGGCTTTTGTGCAGGGCGTGGGTTTCTTGATCAATGCAATTTCACCATGGATGACCGGCTGGCTGCGTGAGTTGACCGGCAGTTTTGTGAGCGCCTGGGTGGTGCTGACGGTGACGGTGGTGGCCATGCTGGTGGTGACCCGCGTGTTCAGCCCGGCGACCTACCGCACAGTACCCGCTCTATAG
- a CDS encoding LysR family transcriptional regulator produces MFDPVLLRSFVAVVDCGNFTRAAERLHLTQSTVSQQIRRLEDATACQLLDRDQRHVVATAEGERLLAYARRILALHEEAADVLINQQSDGVLRLGVPEDFAAERLMPLLSAFVQAFPRVRLEVTSGLGPELQRQYRGGEFDVLLVKQMGDSADCLASWPEPLCWVDSRSTPCLGRDPLPLVAFPVGGLYRNEMLQHLEVAGWRWRIGYSSASLASVCSAVAAGLGISLLPRRVVQTGHVVLGADSGLPAVQGVRLALYGRSGLGAAGQSLQRQLLDLCANSPG; encoded by the coding sequence ATGTTCGATCCCGTGTTATTGCGCAGCTTTGTCGCCGTGGTCGATTGCGGCAATTTCACCCGTGCCGCCGAGCGCCTGCACCTGACCCAATCCACCGTGAGCCAGCAGATCCGCCGCCTGGAAGACGCTACCGCGTGCCAGTTGCTCGACCGTGACCAACGCCACGTGGTTGCCACCGCCGAGGGTGAGCGCTTGCTGGCCTATGCGCGACGCATCCTCGCGTTGCACGAAGAAGCCGCCGATGTACTGATCAACCAGCAAAGCGACGGCGTGTTGCGCCTGGGCGTGCCGGAAGACTTTGCCGCCGAGCGCCTGATGCCGTTGTTGTCGGCGTTTGTGCAGGCGTTCCCACGGGTGCGCCTGGAAGTCACCAGTGGCCTCGGCCCGGAGTTGCAGCGCCAGTACCGCGGCGGTGAATTCGATGTGTTGCTGGTCAAGCAGATGGGCGACAGCGCTGACTGCCTGGCCTCCTGGCCGGAGCCGCTGTGCTGGGTCGACAGCCGCAGCACGCCGTGCCTGGGGCGCGACCCGTTGCCGTTGGTGGCTTTCCCGGTGGGCGGCCTGTACCGCAATGAGATGCTCCAGCACCTGGAAGTGGCCGGCTGGCGCTGGCGTATCGGCTATTCCAGCGCGAGCCTTGCCAGCGTGTGCTCGGCGGTGGCCGCCGGGTTGGGCATCAGCCTGTTGCCGCGCCGCGTGGTGCAAACGGGGCATGTGGTATTGGGCGCCGACAGCGGTTTGCCGGCGGTGCAGGGCGTGCGGCTGGCGCTCTACGGCCGCAGTGGCTTGGGGGCGGCGGGGCAGAGCTTGCAGCGCCAATTGCTCGATTTATGCGCAAACAGCCCCGGCTGA
- a CDS encoding energy transducer TonB: MGNVQTAASAHEAQWRQAPSGELVDLGRPHRAPLGQLRTQKTPKRFSSRREGILLGLLVLALHGAVIYWVSQKPTPVLPIVPPEIPPMTIEFSQPAPPVVEPPPPAPPPPPPPVVEPPPPVVDELAAKPAPKKIPPPKPVPKPVPKPVAKPVEQPPAPPVPAPPAPAPVAPPAPPAPAPVTPASANAAYLKNPAPEYPSLAQRRGWEGTVLLRVHVLASGKPGEIQIQKSSGRQQLDDAALAAVKRWSFVPAKQGDVAQDGWVSVPIDFKIH, encoded by the coding sequence ATGGGCAATGTCCAGACCGCCGCCAGTGCACACGAGGCGCAATGGCGCCAGGCACCGAGTGGTGAGTTGGTCGACCTTGGCCGGCCGCATCGCGCGCCGTTGGGGCAGTTGCGTACGCAGAAGACTCCGAAGCGCTTCTCCAGCCGCCGCGAAGGGATCCTGCTCGGCCTGCTGGTGCTGGCCCTGCACGGTGCGGTGATTTATTGGGTGAGCCAGAAGCCCACCCCGGTGCTGCCGATTGTGCCGCCGGAAATCCCGCCGATGACCATCGAATTTTCCCAGCCGGCGCCGCCAGTGGTGGAACCGCCACCGCCTGCGCCGCCACCACCGCCGCCGCCTGTGGTCGAGCCACCGCCACCGGTAGTGGATGAGTTGGCCGCCAAGCCGGCGCCAAAAAAGATTCCACCGCCCAAGCCCGTTCCCAAACCGGTGCCTAAGCCCGTCGCCAAGCCGGTCGAGCAACCTCCGGCGCCCCCTGTACCGGCGCCACCCGCCCCGGCTCCGGTGGCACCGCCAGCGCCGCCCGCGCCGGCCCCGGTAACACCAGCGTCGGCCAACGCCGCGTACCTGAAGAACCCGGCGCCGGAATACCCGTCACTGGCTCAGCGTCGCGGTTGGGAAGGCACGGTGCTGCTGCGGGTGCATGTGCTGGCCAGCGGCAAGCCGGGCGAGATCCAGATCCAGAAAAGCAGCGGTCGCCAGCAACTCGACGACGCCGCACTGGCCGCCGTGAAGCGTTGGAGCTTTGTGCCGGCCAAGCAGGGCGATGTAGCCCAGGACGGCTGGGTCAGCGTACCGATCGATTTCAAGATTCACTAA
- a CDS encoding MotA/TolQ/ExbB proton channel family protein, with translation MALASPLESIESAVIWLLVVFSVATWGLALLKGVQFGRLKAQDRKFHKQFWAASSLDSAAELAETQPGAAARVAQAGYAAIQVGEAPHAADLSQAINHQDRLERALRQQIVRERRSLETGLAVVASIGSTSPFIGLFGTVWGIMEALKGISAAGSASLETVAGPIGAALVATGVGIAVAVPAVLVYNYFLRRLKLTAADLDDFAHDFYSLAQKNSFRVLLHPALTKTSAGNPQKVKEAS, from the coding sequence ATGGCATTAGCATCTCCACTTGAATCCATCGAAAGCGCGGTGATCTGGCTGCTGGTGGTCTTTTCGGTCGCCACCTGGGGCCTGGCTCTGCTCAAGGGCGTGCAGTTCGGTCGCCTCAAGGCACAGGATCGCAAGTTCCATAAACAGTTCTGGGCGGCGTCGAGTCTCGACTCTGCCGCTGAACTGGCTGAAACCCAGCCGGGCGCTGCGGCCCGCGTGGCCCAGGCCGGTTATGCCGCAATCCAGGTAGGTGAGGCGCCGCACGCTGCCGACCTGAGCCAGGCCATCAACCACCAGGATCGTCTCGAACGCGCCCTGCGCCAGCAGATCGTGCGTGAGCGCCGCTCTCTGGAAACCGGGCTGGCCGTGGTCGCCAGTATCGGCAGCACCTCACCGTTTATCGGCCTGTTCGGTACGGTGTGGGGGATCATGGAAGCCCTCAAGGGCATCAGCGCCGCCGGTTCCGCCAGCCTGGAAACCGTGGCCGGCCCCATCGGTGCGGCGCTGGTCGCGACCGGCGTGGGGATCGCCGTCGCGGTGCCTGCGGTGCTGGTCTACAACTATTTCCTGCGTCGCCTGAAGCTTACGGCTGCCGACCTGGATGACTTTGCCCACGACTTCTACAGCCTGGCGCAGAAGAATTCGTTCCGCGTGCTGCTGCATCCGGCCCTGACCAAAACCAGCGCCGGCAACCCGCAAAAAGTGAAGGAGGCGTCCTGA
- a CDS encoding biopolymer transporter ExbD — MAFSTQDSDEVLSEINVTPLVDVMLVLLVVFIVTAPLLTNAIPINLPKTEAVAPVEQKDPLVVSIDGAGKLFINKDEIQPDLLEFNLQAAKAKDPDVRVQLQADDGVNYGEVARAMASIERAGITKLSVITAR; from the coding sequence ATGGCCTTCTCCACGCAAGACAGTGACGAGGTGCTGAGCGAGATCAACGTCACGCCGTTGGTGGACGTGATGCTGGTACTGCTGGTGGTGTTTATCGTCACCGCGCCGCTGCTGACCAACGCGATCCCGATCAACCTGCCCAAGACCGAGGCCGTGGCCCCGGTGGAGCAGAAAGACCCGCTGGTGGTGAGCATCGACGGCGCCGGCAAACTGTTTATCAACAAGGACGAAATCCAGCCGGACCTGCTGGAATTCAACCTGCAGGCGGCGAAGGCCAAGGACCCCGATGTGCGGGTGCAACTGCAGGCTGACGATGGAGTGAACTACGGCGAAGTGGCGCGAGCCATGGCGTCTATCGAACGCGCCGGGATTACCAAGCTGTCGGTGATTACCGCACGTTAG
- a CDS encoding alpha/beta hydrolase — MHSESIRYLIVPGWQGSPEDHWQSHWQNSLPNSARVEQADWLTPRREDWVAALAEAIAADSTPVILIAHSLGCITVAHWAASAPLQFLRQVRGALLVAPADVERPACAPALRNFAPIPTDLLPFPSQVVSSDNDSAVSAPRALELARNWGAEAGILSGAGHINVKSGHQRWEQGFAYLYRLQSRLEHHARRTA; from the coding sequence ATGCACAGCGAGTCGATTCGTTACCTGATCGTGCCGGGCTGGCAAGGATCGCCAGAAGATCATTGGCAAAGTCACTGGCAGAACAGCCTGCCCAACAGCGCACGCGTGGAGCAGGCCGACTGGCTTACGCCGCGCCGCGAAGACTGGGTAGCCGCACTGGCCGAGGCCATTGCCGCCGACAGTACCCCGGTGATCCTGATCGCCCATAGCCTGGGCTGCATCACCGTAGCCCATTGGGCGGCCAGCGCACCGCTGCAATTTTTGCGGCAGGTGCGTGGTGCCTTGCTGGTGGCCCCGGCCGATGTCGAACGCCCCGCCTGTGCCCCCGCCTTGCGTAATTTCGCACCAATCCCAACCGACCTGTTGCCGTTTCCGAGCCAGGTGGTGAGTTCCGACAACGACAGTGCCGTCAGCGCCCCTCGGGCCCTGGAGCTGGCGCGCAATTGGGGTGCCGAGGCCGGAATTTTGTCCGGTGCCGGCCATATCAATGTGAAGTCCGGCCACCAGCGCTGGGAACAGGGGTTCGCTTACCTCTATCGCCTGCAAAGCCGCCTTGAGCACCACGCCCGGCGCACTGCCTGA
- a CDS encoding sigma 54-interacting transcriptional regulator — MSHETFGQPLLTFPDAEKSPLSIRAKALVFVDPRSRQLREDLENLAPRALPVLIRGETGSGKELLARHIHRGSDRTGLFVSVNCGAISPTYADAELFGYAAGAHSGAASSRAGWFGSANGGTLYLDEIGDLPLPIQVKLLAALENHEVTRVGAHQPSPVDVRLVAATSIDLAQAVAAGKFHERLFHYLSEGQLDLPALRERVGDILSLAEYFLGIYSQRLDLPVPLISDAAQRVLEHHSWPGNTRELENVIHFALLVSSGDEILPEHLNLPVVCSPLEQVQRIFATASAAEQEALRSFLRDQAAV; from the coding sequence ATGAGTCATGAAACCTTCGGCCAGCCATTGCTGACCTTCCCCGACGCCGAAAAAAGCCCGCTGAGCATCCGTGCCAAGGCCCTGGTGTTTGTCGACCCGCGTTCGCGCCAGTTGCGCGAAGACCTGGAAAACCTCGCCCCACGTGCCTTGCCCGTGTTGATTCGCGGCGAAACCGGCAGCGGTAAAGAGTTGCTGGCGCGGCATATCCACCGGGGCAGCGACCGCACCGGTTTGTTTGTCTCGGTCAATTGCGGCGCCATCAGCCCCACTTACGCCGATGCCGAATTGTTCGGCTATGCCGCCGGAGCCCACAGTGGCGCGGCCAGCAGCCGCGCCGGGTGGTTTGGTTCGGCGAATGGCGGCACCTTGTACCTGGATGAAATCGGCGACTTGCCGCTGCCGATCCAGGTCAAGTTGCTGGCCGCCCTGGAAAACCACGAGGTCACCCGCGTCGGCGCCCATCAACCGAGCCCGGTGGACGTGCGTCTGGTGGCCGCCACCAGCATCGACCTGGCCCAGGCGGTGGCGGCGGGCAAGTTTCATGAGCGGCTGTTCCATTACCTGAGTGAAGGCCAGCTGGACCTGCCGGCGCTGCGCGAGCGGGTCGGCGATATCCTGTCCCTGGCCGAATACTTTCTGGGCATCTACAGCCAGCGCCTGGACCTGCCGGTGCCGCTGATCAGTGACGCCGCCCAGCGTGTGCTGGAGCACCACAGTTGGCCGGGCAATACCCGCGAGCTGGAAAACGTTATTCACTTTGCCTTGCTGGTCAGCAGCGGCGACGAGATTCTGCCGGAACATCTGAATTTGCCAGTAGTCTGCTCGCCGCTGGAGCAGGTTCAGCGGATCTTCGCCACGGCCAGCGCCGCCGAGCAGGAAGCCCTGCGCAGCTTTCTACGTGACCAAGCCGCTGTATGA
- a CDS encoding MetQ/NlpA family ABC transporter substrate-binding protein produces MKKVLLFTALAAALTASLAQANEKLVVAATPVPHAEILELVKPVLAKEGVDLEIKVFTDYVQPNVQVAEKRLDANYFQTLPYLENFNKGKGTNLVTVVGVHVEPFGGYSSKIKKIEDLKDGATVAIPNEGSNSGRALLLLQKNGLITLKDPTNALATPKDIKDNPKHLKFKELESALLPRVLKEVDLDLINTNYALEAGLNPAKDALIIESSDSPYVNFLVARPDNKDSDAIQKLSKALTSPEVKAFIEKKYNGAVLPAF; encoded by the coding sequence ATGAAAAAGGTTCTGTTGTTTACCGCACTGGCGGCTGCCCTGACTGCAAGCCTGGCCCAGGCCAATGAGAAACTGGTGGTTGCTGCCACCCCGGTCCCGCACGCGGAGATCCTCGAACTGGTCAAGCCAGTGCTGGCCAAAGAAGGCGTGGACCTGGAAATCAAAGTCTTCACCGACTACGTACAGCCAAACGTGCAAGTCGCCGAGAAGCGCCTGGACGCCAACTACTTCCAGACCCTGCCGTACCTGGAAAACTTCAACAAGGGTAAAGGCACCAACCTGGTCACCGTTGTCGGTGTACACGTTGAACCCTTCGGCGGTTACTCGAGCAAAATCAAGAAGATCGAAGACCTGAAAGATGGCGCCACCGTGGCCATCCCGAACGAAGGCTCCAACAGCGGCCGCGCCCTGTTGCTGCTGCAGAAGAACGGTCTGATCACCCTGAAAGACCCGACCAATGCCCTGGCCACGCCAAAAGACATCAAGGACAACCCCAAGCACCTGAAATTCAAGGAGCTGGAATCGGCCCTGCTGCCACGCGTGCTTAAAGAAGTCGACCTGGACCTGATCAACACCAACTACGCGCTGGAAGCGGGTCTGAACCCAGCCAAAGACGCATTGATCATCGAAAGCTCCGACTCGCCATACGTGAACTTCCTGGTGGCTCGCCCGGACAACAAGGACAGCGACGCTATCCAAAAACTGTCCAAGGCCCTGACCAGCCCGGAAGTCAAAGCTTTCATCGAGAAGAAGTACAACGGCGCTGTACTGCCTGCGTTCTGA
- a CDS encoding amino acid ABC transporter permease gives MTFDFAFILSTLPAFLKAVGVTLQVGLIAIATSLLVALINAALLVFRTPYLSRLVALYVELARNTPLLIQLFFVYFALPALGFNISGFWAAIITMTFLGGAYLTEVLRAGVEAVPLAQIESGKSIGLSDWQLLRHVILPQAGILSLPALFANFIFLLKETTVVSAVAVPEILYTTKSYIALYYKTYEMLAVLTLICVLLFLPLSLLLSRLERRLQHGQFGS, from the coding sequence ATGACCTTCGATTTCGCATTTATCCTCAGCACCCTGCCGGCGTTTCTCAAAGCCGTGGGGGTGACGCTGCAAGTGGGCCTGATCGCCATCGCCACCTCCCTGCTGGTGGCGCTGATCAACGCCGCGTTGCTGGTGTTTCGCACGCCCTACCTGTCGCGCCTGGTGGCGCTGTATGTGGAGCTGGCGCGGAACACGCCGCTGCTGATCCAACTGTTTTTCGTGTACTTCGCACTGCCGGCCCTGGGCTTCAATATCTCCGGGTTCTGGGCCGCGATCATTACCATGACCTTCCTCGGCGGTGCCTACCTCACCGAAGTGCTGCGCGCCGGTGTGGAAGCGGTGCCGCTGGCGCAGATCGAATCCGGCAAGTCCATCGGCCTGTCCGACTGGCAACTGCTGCGCCATGTGATCCTGCCCCAGGCCGGCATCCTCAGCCTGCCGGCACTGTTCGCCAATTTCATCTTCCTGCTCAAGGAGACCACCGTGGTCTCCGCCGTGGCGGTGCCGGAGATTCTCTACACCACCAAGAGCTACATCGCCCTCTACTACAAGACTTACGAAATGCTCGCCGTGCTGACGTTGATTTGCGTGCTGCTGTTCTTGCCGCTGTCGCTGCTGCTCAGCCGCCTGGAAAGGAGGCTCCAGCATGGCCAGTTCGGGTCTTGA
- a CDS encoding amino acid ABC transporter permease — MASSGLELLWVSLPQLGKGAAQTLSISFLSIAFSTVGGVLYGVLRTLNNRLINAVLRVYLELFRAIPVLVWLYLLFFGLPIFFGLSIPSFWCAVLVLSLWGASEVGEVVRGALHSLPRGQREAGLSIGLSDPQLYGYVLLPQALKRMTPPTINVYTRIIKTSSLAVLIGVVDVIKVGQQIIERTYESVLIYGALFLFFFFICYPLSAASKVLERRWAQA; from the coding sequence ATGGCCAGTTCGGGTCTTGAGTTGCTATGGGTGTCGTTGCCGCAACTGGGCAAGGGCGCTGCGCAAACGCTGTCGATTTCTTTCTTGAGCATCGCCTTCAGCACGGTCGGCGGCGTGCTGTATGGCGTGCTGCGCACCTTGAACAACCGGCTGATCAACGCGGTGCTGCGGGTTTACCTGGAGCTGTTTCGCGCGATCCCGGTACTGGTGTGGTTGTACCTGCTGTTTTTTGGCCTGCCGATTTTCTTCGGCTTGAGCATTCCGAGCTTCTGGTGTGCGGTGCTGGTGCTGTCGTTGTGGGGCGCCAGTGAAGTCGGTGAAGTGGTGCGTGGCGCGCTGCATTCGCTGCCGCGTGGCCAGCGTGAAGCGGGCTTGTCGATTGGCCTCTCGGACCCGCAGTTGTACGGCTACGTGCTGCTGCCGCAAGCCCTCAAACGCATGACGCCGCCGACCATCAACGTCTACACGCGCATCATCAAGACCAGCTCCCTGGCGGTGCTGATCGGCGTAGTGGATGTGATCAAGGTTGGCCAGCAAATCATCGAGCGCACTTATGAGTCGGTGTTGATCTACGGCGCGCTGTTCCTGTTTTTCTTCTTTATCTGCTACCCGTTGTCGGCCGCCTCCAAGGTGCTGGAACGGCGCTGGGCCCAAGCATGA
- a CDS encoding amino acid ABC transporter ATP-binding protein, protein MSALIEFQGFNKFFGEQQVLNGIDLSVQSGEVVVILGPSGCGKSTLLRCLNGLEVAHSGSLRFAGNELLEKKTDWRQVRQDIGMVFQSYHLFPHMSVLDNILLGPLKVQKREPREARAQAEKLLERVGLADKRDAFPRQLSGGQQQRIAIVRSLCMNPQVMLFDEVTAALDPEMVKEVLEVIQGLARDGMTLLIVTHEMAFARAVADRVVFMEAGRILEHNTPEAFFTNPQTARAQQFLEKFSFVSTLPKKTKELELI, encoded by the coding sequence ATGAGTGCATTGATCGAGTTCCAGGGTTTCAACAAATTCTTCGGCGAGCAGCAGGTGCTCAACGGCATCGACCTGAGCGTGCAAAGCGGCGAAGTGGTGGTGATCCTCGGCCCCAGCGGCTGCGGCAAAAGCACCTTGCTCCGCTGCCTCAACGGCCTGGAAGTGGCCCACAGCGGCAGCTTGCGCTTTGCCGGCAACGAGCTGTTGGAGAAAAAGACCGACTGGCGCCAAGTGCGTCAGGACATCGGCATGGTGTTCCAGAGCTACCACCTGTTCCCGCACATGAGCGTGCTCGACAACATCCTGCTCGGTCCGCTCAAAGTGCAAAAACGCGAGCCCCGTGAAGCCCGCGCCCAGGCGGAAAAACTGCTCGAACGCGTGGGGCTGGCCGACAAGCGCGACGCCTTCCCGCGCCAGCTCTCCGGCGGCCAACAGCAGCGCATCGCCATTGTCCGTTCGCTGTGCATGAACCCCCAGGTCATGCTGTTTGATGAGGTCACCGCCGCCCTCGACCCGGAGATGGTCAAGGAAGTGCTGGAAGTGATCCAGGGCCTGGCCCGCGACGGCATGACCCTGCTGATCGTCACCCACGAAATGGCCTTCGCCCGCGCTGTCGCCGACCGCGTGGTGTTTATGGAGGCCGGTCGTATCCTCGAACACAACACCCCCGAGGCATTCTTTACGAACCCGCAGACCGCACGCGCGCAGCAGTTCCTGGAGAAGTTCTCCTTTGTTTCAACACTGCCCAAGAAAACCAAGGAACTGGAGCTGATATGA
- a CDS encoding transporter substrate-binding domain-containing protein — translation MKKLLLPLLAVALLAGCDKKAEEPVKPAAVSYIDKIKARDKLIVGVFTDKPPFGFVNEAGRYVGFDTDIGRRFAKDLLGDENKVEFVAVEPASRIPFLQSDKVDLILANMTVTPERKEAVDFTNPNLKVAVQALVPNDSAVKSLDDLATRTTIVTTGTTADIWLTKNHPDWKLLKFEKNSESLQALSAGRGDAYAQDNLVLFSWAKQNPGYRVLEQKLGDEAPIAPAVKKGNTELRDWVNAELAKLGEEKFLLKLYDQYVRKELSDDTKPESVIVEGGKWQG, via the coding sequence ATGAAAAAGTTACTGCTGCCACTGCTGGCTGTCGCCTTACTGGCCGGCTGCGATAAAAAGGCCGAAGAGCCGGTAAAGCCTGCCGCCGTTAGCTACATCGACAAAATCAAGGCGCGCGACAAGCTTATCGTCGGCGTATTCACCGACAAACCGCCGTTCGGCTTTGTCAACGAAGCCGGGCGCTACGTGGGTTTTGATACCGACATCGGCCGCCGATTCGCCAAGGACCTGCTGGGCGATGAAAACAAAGTCGAATTCGTTGCCGTGGAGCCGGCCAGCCGCATTCCATTCCTGCAAAGCGACAAGGTTGACCTGATTCTCGCCAACATGACCGTGACCCCAGAGCGCAAGGAAGCGGTGGACTTCACCAACCCCAACCTGAAAGTCGCGGTGCAGGCCCTGGTGCCGAACGACAGCGCGGTGAAAAGCCTGGATGACCTGGCTACTCGCACCACAATCGTCACCACCGGCACGACCGCCGATATCTGGCTGACCAAAAACCACCCGGACTGGAAACTGCTCAAGTTCGAGAAAAACTCCGAGTCGCTGCAAGCCCTGTCGGCCGGACGTGGCGATGCCTACGCCCAGGACAACCTGGTGCTGTTCAGCTGGGCCAAGCAGAACCCGGGCTACCGCGTGCTGGAACAGAAACTCGGCGACGAAGCCCCGATTGCCCCGGCGGTGAAGAAGGGCAACACCGAACTGCGTGACTGGGTGAATGCCGAGTTGGCCAAGTTGGGTGAGGAGAAGTTTTTGCTCAAGCTGTACGACCAGTATGTGCGTAAAGAGTTGAGCGATGACACCAAGCCTGAGAGTGTGATTGTGGAAGGCGGCAAGTGGCAGGGGTGA